One window from the genome of Thermodesulfobacteriota bacterium encodes:
- a CDS encoding phosphotransferase, whose product KRANQGFNSLKGSHKALHSELFKSLQLLDNYDIRGDYAFSHGDLQHHNVVVNSDKRLIWLDFDQACRRPLRHDLAAVELMMLRKCPEVIDEFERGYFVTHSDQLDGWRKYRLMWYRIISLRRALFKLEQTRKLRGFKKVKEYMALNSACGEVKDAGQPSSELMRTIVHTAQHRLNS is encoded by the coding sequence AAAAGAGCGAATCAAGGGTTCAATAGTTTAAAGGGGTCGCATAAGGCACTTCATTCAGAGTTGTTCAAGTCTCTCCAATTACTCGATAATTACGATATTCGCGGGGATTACGCTTTTTCACATGGTGATCTTCAACACCATAACGTAGTCGTCAATTCAGACAAACGACTGATTTGGCTCGACTTTGACCAAGCATGCAGGCGTCCACTCAGGCATGATTTAGCCGCTGTTGAACTTATGATGTTGCGGAAGTGTCCGGAAGTAATTGATGAATTCGAACGGGGATATTTCGTAACCCACTCAGACCAACTGGATGGTTGGCGGAAATACCGTCTTATGTGGTATCGCATTATTTCCTTGCGGAGGGCTCTGTTTAAGCTAGAACAAACTAGGAAGCTTAGGGGTTTTAAAAAGGTAAAAGAGTATATGGCACTTAACTCTGCGTGTGGGGAAGTCAAAGACGCTGGGCAACCGAGCAGCGAGCTTATGAGGACCATCGTACACACAGCTCAACACAGACTAAACTCATAG